One Onychostoma macrolepis isolate SWU-2019 chromosome 15, ASM1243209v1, whole genome shotgun sequence DNA segment encodes these proteins:
- the LOC131520737 gene encoding uncharacterized protein LOC131520737 isoform X2, translated as MRKAAYIATTTDCWTARRRSFIGITAHWLDPCSFERHSVALAFKQLKGSHTFDLLACAMHDIHTEYGICAKIVRTTTDNGSNFIKAFHVFGPDENNNVTTEEVTEKVTTQEEGEDDDPGEMEVEFIDVAAILDEDDGLQYQLPKHHRCACHLLNLVSTVDVNNANRSESYKKLSRSSFSKCQALWNKTSRSTIAAEVVEEHCKLQLLQPNATRWNSFYLAVERIVRILKDQGEGAMRAVCAALKVPMYSPAEMAFLGEYTTTMNPVAKATNILQGDSNIQMGWLLPTITTLITKLEKTRASLRFCKPLVDALLDGLTKRFGNMMSDPELVAAAIIHPKFKTSWTSDEDILRLGLHYIKENLPHHDESLQPVDNSSSTSDEEDFFSNIKHARTQETSKQLDAYLSGTAEGEHQPLIDMRKTSLKSVQRLQQRKH; from the exons ATGAGGAAGGCTGCATACATTGCCACAACAACTGATTGTTGGACTGCAAGGAGGAGGAGTTTTATTGGCATTACGGCACACTGGCTGGATCCTTGCAGTTTTGAGAGGCATTCTGTTGCTCTTGCATTCAAACAGTTGAAGGGCTCACATACATTTGATCTCTTGGCATGTGCAATGCATGACATACACACAGAATATGGAATCTGTGCAAAAATTGTCAGAACCACAACAGACAATGGTTCAAATTTTATTAAGGCATTTCATGTGTTTGGACCAGATGAAAACAACAATGTCACTACTGAAGAGGTAACTGAGAAAGTAACAACTCaagaagaaggagaagatgATGACCCTGGTGAGATGGAAGTGGAATTCATTGATGTTGCAGCCATTTTGGATGAGGATGATGGCCTTCAGTACCAACTGCCAAAGCATCACCGGTGCGCTTGCCATTTGCTCAATTTGGTTTCTACGGTGGATGTCAATAATGCAAATAGGTCAGAGTCTTACAAGAAACTGTCAAGGTCATCCTTCTCTAAGTGTCAGGCTCTCTGGAACAAGACTTCAAGGTCCActattgctgcagaggttgttGAAGAGCACTGTAAGCTGCAGCTCTTACAGCCTAATGCAACAAGATGGAACTCCTTTTATTTGGCTGTGGAGCGTATTGTGAGAATCCTTAAAGATCAAGGAGAAGGGGCAATGAGAGCTGTCTGTGCTGCACTCAAAGTTCCTAT GTACAGTCCAGCAGAAATGGCCTTTTTGGGAGAATATACCACCACTATGAATCCCGTTGCGAAGGCAACAAACATATTACAAGGAGATTCCAACATTCAGATGGGATGGCTTCTCCCTACTATTACCACCCTCATAACAAAACTTGAGAAAACAAGAGCATCGCTGAGATTTTGCAAGCCACTGGTTGATGCCCTCTTAGATGGTCTGACAAAACGGTTTGGGAACATGATGTCTGATCCCGAGCTAGTTGCTGCAGCCATTATTCATCCAAAGTTCAAAACATCCTGGACCAGTGATGAAGACATCCTCAGACTTG GCCTCCATTACATCAAGGAAAATCTTCCTCATCATGATGAGAGTCTTCAGCCTGTTGACAACTCCTCAAGCACTTCAGATGAAGAGGATTTCTTCTCTAATATCAAGCATGCACGCACACAGGAGACATCCAAACAACTGGATGCATACCTATCAGGAACAGCTGAAG gaGAGCATCAACCCTTAATTGACATGAGGAAAACATCATTGAAAAGTGTTCAGCGATTGCAGCAGAGGAAGCATTAG
- the LOC131520737 gene encoding uncharacterized protein LOC131520737 isoform X1, translating to MRKAAYIATTTDCWTARRRSFIGITAHWLDPCSFERHSVALAFKQLKGSHTFDLLACAMHDIHTEYGICAKIVRTTTDNGSNFIKAFHVFGPDENNNVTTEEVTEKVTTQEEGEDDDPGEMEVEFIDVAAILDEDDGLQYQLPKHHRCACHLLNLVSTVDVNNANRSESYKKLSRSSFSKCQALWNKTSRSTIAAEVVEEHCKLQLLQPNATRWNSFYLAVERIVRILKDQGEGAMRAVCAALKVPMYSPAEMAFLGEYTTTMNPVAKATNILQGDSNIQMGWLLPTITTLITKLEKTRASLRFCKPLVDALLDGLTKRFGNMMSDPELVAAAIIHPKFKTSWTSDEDILRLGLHYIKENLPHHDESLQPVDNSSSTSDEEDFFSNIKHARTQETSKQLDAYLSGTAEGMTLLTSYPALANLSLKLNTALPASASCERLFSAAGLIFTPRRGAINSHNFENQLLLKMNKDFFSFD from the exons ATGAGGAAGGCTGCATACATTGCCACAACAACTGATTGTTGGACTGCAAGGAGGAGGAGTTTTATTGGCATTACGGCACACTGGCTGGATCCTTGCAGTTTTGAGAGGCATTCTGTTGCTCTTGCATTCAAACAGTTGAAGGGCTCACATACATTTGATCTCTTGGCATGTGCAATGCATGACATACACACAGAATATGGAATCTGTGCAAAAATTGTCAGAACCACAACAGACAATGGTTCAAATTTTATTAAGGCATTTCATGTGTTTGGACCAGATGAAAACAACAATGTCACTACTGAAGAGGTAACTGAGAAAGTAACAACTCaagaagaaggagaagatgATGACCCTGGTGAGATGGAAGTGGAATTCATTGATGTTGCAGCCATTTTGGATGAGGATGATGGCCTTCAGTACCAACTGCCAAAGCATCACCGGTGCGCTTGCCATTTGCTCAATTTGGTTTCTACGGTGGATGTCAATAATGCAAATAGGTCAGAGTCTTACAAGAAACTGTCAAGGTCATCCTTCTCTAAGTGTCAGGCTCTCTGGAACAAGACTTCAAGGTCCActattgctgcagaggttgttGAAGAGCACTGTAAGCTGCAGCTCTTACAGCCTAATGCAACAAGATGGAACTCCTTTTATTTGGCTGTGGAGCGTATTGTGAGAATCCTTAAAGATCAAGGAGAAGGGGCAATGAGAGCTGTCTGTGCTGCACTCAAAGTTCCTAT GTACAGTCCAGCAGAAATGGCCTTTTTGGGAGAATATACCACCACTATGAATCCCGTTGCGAAGGCAACAAACATATTACAAGGAGATTCCAACATTCAGATGGGATGGCTTCTCCCTACTATTACCACCCTCATAACAAAACTTGAGAAAACAAGAGCATCGCTGAGATTTTGCAAGCCACTGGTTGATGCCCTCTTAGATGGTCTGACAAAACGGTTTGGGAACATGATGTCTGATCCCGAGCTAGTTGCTGCAGCCATTATTCATCCAAAGTTCAAAACATCCTGGACCAGTGATGAAGACATCCTCAGACTTG GCCTCCATTACATCAAGGAAAATCTTCCTCATCATGATGAGAGTCTTCAGCCTGTTGACAACTCCTCAAGCACTTCAGATGAAGAGGATTTCTTCTCTAATATCAAGCATGCACGCACACAGGAGACATCCAAACAACTGGATGCATACCTATCAGGAACAGCTGAAGGTATGACTTTGTTGACATCTTATCCAGCCCTAGCCAACCTGTCGCTCAAGCTGAACACAGCCCTCCCTGCCTCGGCATCCTGCGAAAGGCTTTTTAGTGCTGCTGGACTGATTTTCACCCCAAGAAGGGGAGCAATTAATTCCCATAACTTTGAGAACCAGCTTCTCCTTAAGATGAATAAAGACTTTTTCAGCTTTGACTGa